The genomic stretch TGTGCGCGCTGAAGTCCGCGCAGGGTTTCAACCATCGCTTCCGTTGGGACGATACCTGCGACCTCTTCCACCAGTTCGACCCGATTCTTAATTTCGCGCACCACACGGAGGGCACGACCCTTTGGTTAGCGATGATTCTCGCCATTCAAGAGCTTTACGGGTTCTCGGACGAGAAGATGCGCAATCTGATGAAGATCATGACGATAAGAAAATGATTTTTATCATGTTTTCGACCCTCACGCGCCTAGCATTGATCGATGCGTAATAGATGCACTCTCCGAACCGCCATAATGTCGAGTGCGGCGCTGGACAAGGGGTCGCTGTCCATTCCCTGTCCAAACGCTGTTCAAATTGACCAACCGAATTGGGCGAAATCGAAAGAAGCGCAACAAACTAAGCGATTGTTATAAAACAACATTAGCACCGCCCTGCTCACCATCTACGACATGTACAAGGCGATGGATCGCGGCATGCGCATGGAAGGCATCCAGCTGATGGAAAAGCTCGGCGGCAAGTCGGGGCACTGGGTTTCTGGCAGCTGAAGCCGCTTGGGCGCAAAACCTTCATTGCGCGGCACAAGGGGCGAAAGCCGACAATGCGTGCCGCTAAAAGTCGCCCAGGAAACAGCGTAAGCCTCTGAATTCATTCTGTTGATCAAGACCAGACCAAGACAGGCACCGGAATTGCGTTCACGCCGGATGCAGTTTTGCTTCAAAGGTCAGGCGTGGTGCAGGCGCCACGCCCTAGTTTAAATCTGGAATGATCACGCAGGGAAATCATGGCAATCAAGGATATCAAGGCCTTTTCGGACAAAGCCCGCGCTGATGCGGCCCTCGGCGAACAGCTGAAGGCCTGTCAGAAAGTCAGGGAACTGCTCGCACTCGCGCGCGACAGCGGCTTCCCGATCGACGAAGTCGAACTCTATCCGCCCAACGAGCCGCAGTTCACCGAAGACCAGTTCTCCGAGCGGCTGTGCAAGGCGCTGCTGCGGGTCTGATCCGACAAGGGCCTGACATCCGTCAGGCCCGACCTTCCCCCGGCGCGAACAGCCTCAGCGCCCGCGCACCATGGACATGATCTGGCCCGCATCGAGCGAACCCGCCCGCTCCTGGATCTGCGGCAGATAACGCGCCTGCATCTCCTTGGCCGGTCCCAGCAGATTCTGGAACGTGTCGCGCAGCAGTTCGGTACTCATCTGCCGCCCGCCGCCGTAGTAGCGCCGCGCCACCTGACCGAGCGCATAGGTGGTGGCGAAAGAGAAAGCGACGCTGGTCGCAGACTTGCCGAGCTGGCGCCCCAAGCCGCCCCCGACCTTGCCCAGCAGCCCGCCAAGCAGCTTGCGCCCGAACTGTTCGAGATACTGCGAGGTCAGGCCAACGCCCATCGTGGCCAGCAGTTCGCGGATATGGCCCTGGTCGAGTTCGTGCCCATAGGTCTTTCCGATGCCATAGACCATCTTGATCTGCAGCGGAATGATCGCCATCGAGGCCCACGACTGCGGCAGAAGCTCGAGCGCCCCGTTCAGAATCGCGTAGTTGAGAATACTGCGGTCCATCTCGGCGTCCGCCGCCGGGTTCGATGCAGCGCGCGGGACTTCCTGACCGGCAGCCGCGCCCGCTGGCGCCATCGGCGCTGCCGCATCGATCAGGTCGGCCATTTCCTCACCCTGCTGGTCGACCGGCGCTGTCACCGCCCGCCCCAGACCCAGCGCGGCCGCGAGCGCATCGAGGAAGGCACGCTCGGCCGGACTGGTGTGACCGTCTGCATCGCACACGCAAACGGCCATCTCGTATGCAAGCTGCCGGTGGGTCGGCTCGCCCAGCGCGGCGACCGCATCGTCCAGGCTGACGCGCTTGAGCAAGACCTGCTGGTATAGACCGCGCAGATCGGCCGCACCGGCTTCTCCGCTCAGCGATTCGGCGATGCCGCGAATCTGTTCACGCTCCTGCTCGTCGTTCGCGCCATCTGCAAAGGCGGCCATCAGGGCGATGGTCAGGACGGCTTTCTGCTGATCTGCATTCATGATGTCTCGGGCTCGATGAAACGGGTGCACTCAAGACCCGATGAGCATGCTCGAGTTCCCCGCAGTGACGCAGGCGCCCGATCAGAAAGTCATGCGCCAGGGCAGTTCGCCCTGGATGAAGAGTCTGGCCTCGTCCGATGCAGGGCGAGAGAAGAAGCGCTGCGTCGGCGTGTGTTCGCACACCTTGCCGGCGGACAGAAAGACGATGTCATCCCCCAGCCGGGTAGCCTGTCCGAGGTTGTGGGTGACCATCAGGATGCGGGTGCCGTCGGTACGGATCTCGCGGATGATGCGCTCGACTTCCGCCGTTGCCGACGGATCGAGGCTGGCGGTGGGTTCGTCGAGCAGCAGCAGGCGCGGGCGGGTCAGCCAGGCGCGCGCAAGCGCCAGCCGTTGCTTCTCCCCGCCCGACAACTGGCGCGCGCTGTCACCGGCGCGATGTGCGAGCCCGATGCGCTCGAGCACGGCCATCGCCCTGCGCTGGCGCTCGGCCGCAGACACGCCGAGCGGCTTGAGTCCGAGCGCAACGTTCTCCAGCACCGTGGCACGCAACATCATCGGATGCTGGAACACCATCATCACTCCCCGCGCCGGACGCACACCACCGCCCCAGTCGATTGTCCCGCCGCTGGGTTCGACCAGGCCGCACAGCACGCGCAGCAACATGCTCTTGCCCGCTCCGTTGGGACCAAGCAAGAGCGTGATGCCCTCGCTGCCGAGCTGCAGATCGATGCCGTCGAGCACGGCATGTCCGTTGGGTGAAAAGCGCAGATTGTCGATACGGACAGGGAACATCGGACCTCGGTCAGTCGTAGCGTCGCATCGCCCACTGCCGCAGCAGGAAGGCAAAGGCGTTGAGCGCGAGAATGAGCAGGATCAGCACCACACCGAGCGCAATGGCCAGCGGCAGGTCACCCTTGCTGGTTTCCAGCGCAATGGCCGTCGTCATCACCCGGGTCGAGCGGTCGATGTTGCCACCGACGATCATTACCGCGCCCACCTCGCTCATGGCGCGGCCAAGGCCCGCGAGCACCGCGACCATCAGGGAGTGGCGACAGTCGTACAGCAGCGTGGTCACGCTTTGCCACCAGCTGAAGCACATGACCTGCAGCTCTTCGGCGTAGCGTTGCCACACATCCTCCACCACCTGGCGCGCAATCGCAGCCATCAGCGGGATCACCAGCAGGGTTTGCGCGACCACCATTGCAGCCGGGGTGTAGAGCAGGCCGAAGTCGCCGAGCGGCCCTGAGCGCGACAGAAACAGATAGACCACCACGCCCACCACGACCGAGGGCAGGCCCATCATGCCGTTGATGAGTACCGAGGCGGCATGCTTGCCGGGGAAACGCCCGACGGCCAGACAGGCACCGAGCGGAAGGCCGATGAGCGTGCCCAGCATGACCGCGCCTCCGCTGACCTTCAGCGACAGCCAGACGATTTCGCCCACTCGCGCGTCGAAAGTCGCGAGCAGGGCCAGTGCATCGGCAAAGGTGGAGGTGAACATCGACATCGCGGGGAGAATACCCGAATCCGCGCGACCTGCCGTGATCTAGGGCGGCCCTGGGGGCTGTTCCGGTGTGGCCGCCCTCGATTACACGCTGTCAGCCGCCACCCTTCTGCATCGAACGATCGAGCCTGGCGAGCCAGCTGCGCCGCGCCGGCTCGTCACCGCCTTCAAAGCAATATCTGACCTGCAGCTGAGGCAGCTCGAAAAGGCCCAGCTTTCGCACCGGCAACACGAGCAGTTCCAGCCTCAGGCGCTGCTCGCCATCGACAAGCAGCAAGCGCCCCTGCGCCGGACGGCTCACGTCTGCCCATGCGGCACGCAGGTCGCGCTCGAACTCCGCCGGTGTCGCCGTCACCAGACGCTCGACGATCTCCGGCACCGGACCATTGATGAAGGCCATCCTCAGCCGCCGGCGATCGGCGGCCAGATCGCCAGTTCGTCACTCGGCTGCAGACGGTGACGGATGCGCTCGGACGGCGGAATGAAGACACCATTGACCAGCACCAGATGCGCGCTGCGCTCGGGCACGTTGTAGCGGCGGATCAGGTCTGCCACCGTCGTCCCCTCCTCCACGTCGAGCTCAAGCCTGTTGCCCTTGCGATCGGCGGGAAGATAATCGGACAGCGAAGCAAACAGTTTGAACGCGACTTTCATCGTAACTTGCGCCCTCACCTTGCCAGCGCCATCGGCTGCGACGTTGCGACATAGGCATCGACGAACTGCAACGGTGTCTCAAGCAGGCGCTCTTTCCACTTCCCGAGTTTGACCTGCCCGTGAATCAGGCCGCGCAGGGCACCGACATGCTCGGTCAGCCCGATCGATGTGGCACCGATCAGTACATCGTCCTTGAACTGCAGGCTGAGGTAGCGACTGCGCATTTCATCCACATGCTCGACGCCCTCACCGCCCTTGTCCGCCGCCTCACCCCACCATTGTCCGAACGAGGTCGAGATCAGGCCCAGGGTATCGAGCACGTTGATGGCGAGCACGCCGTTGAGGCAGTTGTCCCGTCCCGCCATGTTGAGCGCGGCCACGCGCGCCTGATCGGCAGCGTTGGGCTGAATCGCGGCGACGAGGTGGGCGCCGGTAAACACGTCCGGTGCCTCGGCGACGTCACCCGCTGCGTAGATACCTTTCACGCTGGTTTCCAGATGGTCGTCCACCAGCACGCCCTTGGCCACATGCACGCCCGTTCCCTCAAGGAAGGCGACGTTCGGCGCCACGCCCGCGGCAACGATCACCAGATCGCAGTCGATCTTGGCACCCGTGCTCAGGCTCACCGTCAGAGGTGAGCCCGCACCGCAGTCAATGCGATTGACCCCGGCCGAGGTGACCACCTTCACACCCTTGTTCTCGACCCACTCCTTGATCATGCCGCCCGCTTTCGGCGTCATCATGCGCGGCACCATGCGGTCGCCCATCTCCACGACGGTCAACTCTACACCGCGCTTGGCCAGCGCCTCCATGATGATGCAGCCGATGAAGCCGGCGCCCAGCTGCAGCACCCGCGCACCGGGCTTCGCGTGTGCGGCGATCGCACGCGCATCCTCCAGGGTCCAGCAGGTCTGCACCTCGGGCAGGTCGACGCCCGGAATCGGCGGGCGCACCGGGTGCGAACCGGTCGCGATCAGGAGACGGTCGTAGTCCTCGAAATGGCCGTCGAAAAACAGCATGCGCTGCTTCTCGGTGTCGAGCGCCACGGCCCGCCCGCGCAGTTCGCGGATGCGCAGCTGCTCGAAGTGGCCCGGCGCTTTGCGCAGCCAAGTGCCCTTCTCGTCGATGTTCTCTTCCAGCAGGTAGGGAATCGCCATGCGCGAATACGGCGGTGAGTCCTCGTTCCCAACCAGCACGATCTCGTCCTGCGGCGCGGCGCGGCGCAGGGTTTCGGCGGCCACCACACCAGCGGGGCCGTTACCGAGTATCAGGTGTTTCATCAGGCATCCTCGATGCTCAGCCGCGGGCGCCCTTGCGCAAAGCGCCCGCGATCATTGCAAGTTCGACCAGCGCGATTACAGGCCCAGACGAGCCTTGGTCTCCGCGGTCGGCACACCGTCCGGCGTCCAGCCACGCACCTTGTAGTACTCCGGCAGCATGGTCGCCAGCCCATTGACCAGGCCCTTGGCCGGACCGGTCTTGGCCGGTTCGGTGGTCAGGCGCGGCGGCAGGTTGTCGTCCTTGGAGGTAAAGCCGGCGGCGTTGTTGAACTCACGCTCCATGTTCCAGATGCGCTCGCCCACCTCGTTGAGCTTGTCCATGCTCCAGTCGCCCTCGCAGGCGGCGTCGAGCTGGGGCTGCACATCGGCCAGGGTCCACGCAAAGCTGGTGAAGACGCAGATACCGGCAGAGTCGAACACCGCGGTGGCATCCTGGAAAGCCTTGACCAACTCCGGTTTGCCCTCGGTGGTGAGCGGATCGGTCTTGACCGGAATGCCGAGCACTTCGGAAGCCACGGTGTAGCCGCGCAAATGGCAGGCGCCGCGGTTCGAGGTGGCGTAGGCCAGGCCCATGCCCTGGATGCCGCGCGAATCGTAGGCCGGGAATTCCTGGCCCTTCACGCTCATCGACAGCTCGGGATGACCGTACTTTTCGCACAGGCGCTTGGAGCCGAGGCCGATCTCCTTGCCAAAGCCCTCGCCATTTGCCGTCATCTCCACCAGCTTCGCCAGCGCCTCGGCAGAGCCGAAGGGCGAATCGATGCCGATCTTGGCCGAATCGAGCACGCCCATGTCGTACAGCTCCATCACCGCACCCACGGTCGCACCGAAGGAGATCGGGTCCATGCCCTGCTCGTTGCAGATCATGTTGGCGTACTGCAGGGCCTCGATATCGCCCACGCCGTTGGCTGCGCCCAGTGCCCAGGCGGCCTCGTACTCCAGACCGCCGGACGCACCCCAGTACTTGGGACTGTTCTTGACGGTGAAGTGGCCCTTGTCGATCTCCGAAATTCGTCCGCAGGCAATGGTGCAGCCGAAACACGCGGCATTGGTCACCAGCTGCGGCTTGCCGTCGCTCTCGCGCTTCTCGTGCATCGCCTCGGCGGAGATCTTGCCTGCGTCCTCGAACTGCACGTCGCGGTGGTTGCGCGTCGGCAGCGCCCCCATCTCGTTGATCACGTTCATCAGCACCTGGGTGCCGTACTTGGGCAGCCCCTGGCCGGTCACCGCGTTATCCGCCAGCACCTTCTTGGCGTCGGTGGTCGCCTTCATGAAGGCCTTGAAGTCGTGAATGCCGGACACGCCCTTGGTGCCGCGCAGCGCGACCGCCTTGAGGTTCTTCGAGCCCATCACCGCGCCCACGCCGGAGCGCCCTGCTGCGCGGTGCAAGTCATTCACCACGCAGGCGAACATGACTTCGTTCTCGCCCGCCAAGCCAATCGAAGACACCCGCACCAGCGGGTCCTGCAGCTCGTGCTTGATCGTTTCTTCGGTTTCCCAGCAACTGCGGCCCCAGAGATGTCCGGCGTCGCGCAGCTCGGCCTTGTCGTTCTCGATGAAGAGATAGACCGGCTTGGGCGACTTGCCCTCGAAGATGATCATGTCCCAGCCGGCAAACTTGAGCTCGGCGCCAAAGTAGCCGCCCGAATTCGAGCACGCGATGGCCCCGGTCAGCGGCCCCTTGGTCACCACCGTATAGCGCCCGCCGGTCGATGCCATGGTGCCGGTCAGCGGACCGGTAGCCATGATCATCTTGTTGTCGGGTGACAGCGGATCGACCTTGGGATCGATTTCCGATACCAGGTACTTGGTAGCCAGACCGCGCGAACCCAGATATTCCTGGGCCCACTTCATGTTCAGCGGCTCTTCCTTGCATGTGCCCGCAGTCAGATCGACACGCAGGACTTTTCTGTTCCAGCCCATGGTTTCTCCTCCTTCAGGCAGCGGTGGTCGGCGTATTGGCCTTGGCGGCCCAGGTGCGCATCTTGTCCAGCCCGGTCCAGTCGGCGTCGATGTAGGTGATCGCCGCCGTCGGACAGGCCTCGGCACAGGCAGGATTGCCATCGCACAGGTCGCACTTCTGCACCTTGCCCGAATCCTGGTTGTAATTGATCGTGCCGAAGGGGCAGGCAATCGTGCACACCTTGCAGCCGACACAGGTGTCTTCGAACACCATCTTTGCGCCGGTGGCAAGGTCGATTCGGATCGCATCGACCGGACAGGCGTTCAGGCACCAGGCTTCGGTGCACTGAGTACAGGTGTACGGCACCTTGCGCCCCTCGGCCTCGAAGTTGAATACCTTGATCCGTGATTTGCTGGGATTAAAGACCCCGGTGTGCTCATAAGAGCAGGCCATCTCACACTGCAGACAGCCGGTACACTTTGCGGGATCAATATGAAGTGATTTCCACATCGACCTTCTCCTCCGAAATGCATTGTTATGACAGTGATGAAGCACTCCCTATGAAGCACACTTCATACCTGCCTTCGAGGATACGCCCGACCCGGGACGGGACAAGCGCAGGAAAACCCCTAGTACTAATGGATTAGACAGCCCGTAACGCAGCCTTATTTCATGCGGCCGATCTTGCGATACAGGGTGTTGCGGCTGATACCGAGGCGGCGTGCTGCGGCCGACACGTTGCCACCCTCTTCGAGCATCACGCGGGAAATCACATCAAGCTCGATCTCGTCCAGACTCCGACCAGCCTTGCCTTGCGCGGGCATTACCGCAGGGGCCGGCGAGGACGCAACCTCCGCGCTGGCCTGCCCGCTCTCGGCATCGTCCATCGGGTCGGAACCG from Parazoarcus communis encodes the following:
- a CDS encoding Nif11-like leader peptide family natural product precursor, translating into MAIKDIKAFSDKARADAALGEQLKACQKVRELLALARDSGFPIDEVELYPPNEPQFTEDQFSERLCKALLRV
- a CDS encoding YcjF family protein is translated as MNADQQKAVLTIALMAAFADGANDEQEREQIRGIAESLSGEAGAADLRGLYQQVLLKRVSLDDAVAALGEPTHRQLAYEMAVCVCDADGHTSPAERAFLDALAAALGLGRAVTAPVDQQGEEMADLIDAAAPMAPAGAAAGQEVPRAASNPAADAEMDRSILNYAILNGALELLPQSWASMAIIPLQIKMVYGIGKTYGHELDQGHIRELLATMGVGLTSQYLEQFGRKLLGGLLGKVGGGLGRQLGKSATSVAFSFATTYALGQVARRYYGGGRQMSTELLRDTFQNLLGPAKEMQARYLPQIQERAGSLDAGQIMSMVRGR
- a CDS encoding phosphate ABC transporter ATP-binding protein, with protein sequence MFPVRIDNLRFSPNGHAVLDGIDLQLGSEGITLLLGPNGAGKSMLLRVLCGLVEPSGGTIDWGGGVRPARGVMMVFQHPMMLRATVLENVALGLKPLGVSAAERQRRAMAVLERIGLAHRAGDSARQLSGGEKQRLALARAWLTRPRLLLLDEPTASLDPSATAEVERIIREIRTDGTRILMVTHNLGQATRLGDDIVFLSAGKVCEHTPTQRFFSRPASDEARLFIQGELPWRMTF
- a CDS encoding ABC transporter permease, with product MSMFTSTFADALALLATFDARVGEIVWLSLKVSGGAVMLGTLIGLPLGACLAVGRFPGKHAASVLINGMMGLPSVVVGVVVYLFLSRSGPLGDFGLLYTPAAMVVAQTLLVIPLMAAIARQVVEDVWQRYAEELQVMCFSWWQSVTTLLYDCRHSLMVAVLAGLGRAMSEVGAVMIVGGNIDRSTRVMTTAIALETSKGDLPLAIALGVVLILLILALNAFAFLLRQWAMRRYD
- a CDS encoding MoaD/ThiS family protein, whose protein sequence is MKVAFKLFASLSDYLPADRKGNRLELDVEEGTTVADLIRRYNVPERSAHLVLVNGVFIPPSERIRHRLQPSDELAIWPPIAGG
- a CDS encoding NAD(P)/FAD-dependent oxidoreductase, coding for MKHLILGNGPAGVVAAETLRRAAPQDEIVLVGNEDSPPYSRMAIPYLLEENIDEKGTWLRKAPGHFEQLRIRELRGRAVALDTEKQRMLFFDGHFEDYDRLLIATGSHPVRPPIPGVDLPEVQTCWTLEDARAIAAHAKPGARVLQLGAGFIGCIIMEALAKRGVELTVVEMGDRMVPRMMTPKAGGMIKEWVENKGVKVVTSAGVNRIDCGAGSPLTVSLSTGAKIDCDLVIVAAGVAPNVAFLEGTGVHVAKGVLVDDHLETSVKGIYAAGDVAEAPDVFTGAHLVAAIQPNAADQARVAALNMAGRDNCLNGVLAINVLDTLGLISTSFGQWWGEAADKGGEGVEHVDEMRSRYLSLQFKDDVLIGATSIGLTEHVGALRGLIHGQVKLGKWKERLLETPLQFVDAYVATSQPMALAR
- a CDS encoding aldehyde ferredoxin oxidoreductase family protein, with translation MGWNRKVLRVDLTAGTCKEEPLNMKWAQEYLGSRGLATKYLVSEIDPKVDPLSPDNKMIMATGPLTGTMASTGGRYTVVTKGPLTGAIACSNSGGYFGAELKFAGWDMIIFEGKSPKPVYLFIENDKAELRDAGHLWGRSCWETEETIKHELQDPLVRVSSIGLAGENEVMFACVVNDLHRAAGRSGVGAVMGSKNLKAVALRGTKGVSGIHDFKAFMKATTDAKKVLADNAVTGQGLPKYGTQVLMNVINEMGALPTRNHRDVQFEDAGKISAEAMHEKRESDGKPQLVTNAACFGCTIACGRISEIDKGHFTVKNSPKYWGASGGLEYEAAWALGAANGVGDIEALQYANMICNEQGMDPISFGATVGAVMELYDMGVLDSAKIGIDSPFGSAEALAKLVEMTANGEGFGKEIGLGSKRLCEKYGHPELSMSVKGQEFPAYDSRGIQGMGLAYATSNRGACHLRGYTVASEVLGIPVKTDPLTTEGKPELVKAFQDATAVFDSAGICVFTSFAWTLADVQPQLDAACEGDWSMDKLNEVGERIWNMEREFNNAAGFTSKDDNLPPRLTTEPAKTGPAKGLVNGLATMLPEYYKVRGWTPDGVPTAETKARLGL
- a CDS encoding 4Fe-4S dicluster domain-containing protein, translated to MWKSLHIDPAKCTGCLQCEMACSYEHTGVFNPSKSRIKVFNFEAEGRKVPYTCTQCTEAWCLNACPVDAIRIDLATGAKMVFEDTCVGCKVCTIACPFGTINYNQDSGKVQKCDLCDGNPACAEACPTAAITYIDADWTGLDKMRTWAAKANTPTTAA